From a region of the Saccharomyces paradoxus chromosome IV, complete sequence genome:
- the ATG9 gene encoding autophagy protein ATG9 (Transmembrane protein involved in forming Cvt and autophagic vesicles~similar to YDL149W): MEKDEYQLPNSHGKNTFLSRIFGLQSDEVNPSLNSQEMSNFPLPDIERGSSLLHSSNESHEDRDENDLRVPESDQGTSTEEDDEEDEEQVQAYDPQTGDGLDGYHRSNSVKGDENVLGTEKSGLERLVEGSTDDSVPKVGQLSSDEEDNEFINNDGFEDDTPLFQKGNMQEFGSKKSNTIEDGKRPLFFRHILQNNHPQRNTEKLFTSSKATHYDKDKNSNSDPRNTNGNRNHSTKYFGGASQSRFTGPSSNHTNRFTNLFPLRKPNLLSNISVLNNTPEDRINTLSVKERALWKWANVENLDIFLQDVYNYYLGNGFYCIILEKILNIGTLLFVVFVSTYMGHCVDYSRLPTSHQVSDIIIEKCYSNNITGFTKFFLWMFYFFVILKIVQLYFDVQKLSELQNFYKYLLNISDDELQTLPWQNVIQQLMYLKDQNAMTANVVEVKAKNRIDAHDVANRIMRRENYLIALYNSDILNLSLPMPLFRTNVLTKTLEWNINLCVIGFVFNESGFIKQSILKPSQREFTREELQKRFMLAGFLNIILAPFLVTYFVLLYFFRYFNEYKTSPGSIGARQYTPIAEWKFREYNELYHIFKKRISLSTTLANKYVDQFPKEKTNLFLKFVSFISGSFVAILAFLTVFDPENFLNFEITSDRSVIFYITILGAIWSVSRNTITQEYHVFDPEETLKELYEYTHYLPKEWEGRYHKEEIKLEFCKLYNLRIVILLRELTSLMITPFVLWFSLPSSAGRIVDFFRENSEYVDGLGYVCKYAMFNMKNIEGKDTRSIEEDGLTRKTTVNGSHTLDSKQRRKFTAEDHGDKDLANNKMLQSYVYFMDDYSNSENLTGKYQLPAKRGYQNNEGDSFLNNKYSWRKQFQPGQKPELFRIGKHALGPSHNISPVIYSTRKPVKSWDDNNNGDNIDSETNNGDHNGNNDHEYELTESFLDSGALPNYDGINHNRMLNSRYNGNGTLNNGGVLGFVKEYYKKSDVGR; encoded by the coding sequence ATGGAGAAAGATGAATACCAGCTACCCAACTCTCATGGGAAGAACACTTTCTTGTCGCGAATATTTGGTTTACAATCGGATGAAGTTAATCCTTCTCTTAACAGCCAGGAGATGAGCAACTTCCCTTTACCAGACATAGAGAGAGGCTCTTCTTTATTGCATTCTTCTAACGAGAGTCACGAAGATAGGGATGAGAATGATTTACGTGTTCCTGAGTCTGACCAGGGCACTAGCacagaagaagacgatgaagaagatgaggagCAGGTCCAAGCGTATGATCCACAAACTGGTGATGGGTTAGATGGATATCACCGGTCAAATTCTGTAAAGGGCGATGAAAACGTACTTGGAACGGAAAAGAGCGGTTTAGAAAGGCTGGTTGAGGGCTCTACCGATGATTCTGTGCCCAAGGTCGGACAGCTTTCGTCagacgaagaagataatgagttcataaataatgatggatttgaagatgatacgcccctttttcaaaagggGAACATGCAAGAATTTGGTTCTAAGAAGAGCAATACTATAGAAGATGGTAAACGCCCTTTGTTTTTCAGGCATATTTTACAGAATAACCATCCTCAACGAAATACCGAAAAGCTATTTACCTCGTCAAAGGCCACTCACTACGATAAGGATAAGAATTCAAATAGTGATCCTCGTAACACTAACGGGAATAGAAATCATAGCACCAAATATTTTGGTGGTGCCTCACAATCTCGGTTTACTGGTCCGTCGTCGAACCATACAAATAGGTTCACGAACTTGTTCCCGCTAAGAAAACCGAATTTACTAAGCAATATATCTGTTTTAAATAATACCCCGGAAGACAGAATCAATACCTTGAGTGTAAAAGAGCGGGCTCTTTGGAAGTGGGCAAATGTAGAAAACCTCGACATATTTCTGCAGGATGTTTACAATTATTATCTAGGAAATGGGTTCTATTGCATCATactggaaaaaatattaaacaTTGGCACTTTGCTTTTTGTTGTCTTTGTTTCTACATACATGGGTCATTGTGTTGATTACTCCAGATTACCGACTAGTCATCAGGTTTCGGATATTATTATCGAAAAGTGTTATTCTAATAATATAACTGGATTTACAAAGTTTTTCCTATGGAtgttctatttttttgtaattctCAAAATTGTCCAGCTTTACTTTgatgttcaaaaattatcGGAATTGCAGAACTTTTACAAGTACCTTTTAAATATATCAGATGACGAACTTCAAACTTTGCCCTGGCAAAACGTAATACAGCAGCTAATGTATTTAAAGGATCAAAATGCAATGACGGCAAATGTTGTCGAAGTTAAAGCCAAGAATAGAATCGATGCGCATGATGTTGCCAATAGGATCATGAGAAGAGAAAACTATCTCATAGCACTTTACAACAGCGATATTCTGAATTTGTCTCTTCCTATGCCATTATTTAGAACCAACGTTTTGACTAAAACATTAGAATGGAATATTAATTTATGCGTCATAGGTTTTGTGTTCAATGAATCCGGATTTATTAAACAAAGTATTTTAAAGCCTTCTCAAAGGGAATTCACGCGAGAAGAGTTACAAAAAAGGTTTATGCTAGCAGGATTtcttaatattatattggcACCATTCTTGGTTACTTACTTTGttttgctttatttttttagataTTTTAATGAGTATAAGACGTCCCCTGGGTCTATTGGCGCTCGCCAATACACGCCAATTGCAGAATGGAAATTCCGTGAGTACAATGAGCTTTACCACATTTTTAAGAAGAGAATAAGCTTGAGTACGACCTTGGCTAACAAATATGTTGATCAATTcccaaaggaaaaaactaatttgtttttgaaatttgtttCCTTTATTAGTGGATCATTCGTGGCTATTTTGGCCTTTCTCACTGTATTCGATCcagaaaactttttgaacttcGAAATCACCTCAGACAGATCTGTCATTTTCTACATTACTATTCTGGGTGCTATATGGTCCGTTAGTAGAAATACAATAACTCAAGAGTACCATGTTTTTGACCCCGAAGAGACGCTTAAGGAGCTGTATGAATATACACACTACCTACCAAAAGAATGGGAAGGAAGATATCACAAAGAGGAGATCAAACTAGAGTTCTGTAAATTGTACAACTTGCGAATAGTAATACTTTTGCGGGAGCTCACTAGTTTAATGATAACGCCGTTTGTACTTTGGTTTTCACTGCCTTCTTCGGCTGGTAGGATTGTTGATTTCTTTAGAGAAAATTCTGAATATGTGGATGGATTGGGTTACGTTTGCAAGTACGCTATGTTTAACATGAAAAACATAGAAGGCAAAGATACCCGCAgcattgaagaagatggtTTGACGAGGAAAACGACTGTGAACGGAAGTCATACACTTGACAGTAAACAAAGGAGGAAGTTTACCGCCGAAGACCATGGGGATAAGGATTTGGCAAATAACAAAATGTTACAATCATATGTGTATTTCATGGATGACTATTCCAACAGTGAAAACTTGACAGGGAAGTACCAATTGCCTGCAAAAAGAGGTTACCAAAATAATGAAGGCGATTCATTTCTCAATAATAAGTACTCTTGGAGAAAGCAATTTCAACCAGGCCAAAAGCCAGAGCTATTTAGAATAGGTAAGCATGCCCTCGGCCCTAGCCACAACATTTCACCTGTTATATATTCTACAAGGAAACCCGTCAAAAGTTGggatgataataataacggTGATAATATCGACAGTGAGACTAATAATGGTGACCATAACGGTAATAATGATCACGAATATGAACTTACAGAATCTTTCTTGGATTCGGGCGCACTTCCTAATTATGATGGGATAAACCACAACAGAATGTTAAACTCGCGTTATAACGGTAATGGCACACTTAATAATGGTGGTGTCTTGGGATTTGTTAAAGAGTATTACAAAAAGTCTGACGTTGGAAGATAA
- the NOP14 gene encoding snoRNA-binding rRNA-processing protein NOP14 (Nucleolar protein~similar to YDL148C) gives MAGSQLKNLKAALKARGLTGQTNVRSKNKKNSKRQAKEYDREEKKKAIAEIREEFNPFEIKAARNKRRDVLPSKTADRVAVGKPGISKQIGEEQRKRAFEARKMMKNKRGGVVDKRFGERDKLLTEEEKMLERFTRERQSQSKRNANLFNLEDDEDDGDMFGDGLTHLGQSLSLEDELANDEEDFLASKRLNEDDAEQHQPQRKKTKAEVMKEVITKSKFYKQERQKAQGILEDQIDDLDDNFEDVMSELMITQPKKNPIEPKTDLDKEYDIKVKELQLDKRAAPSDRTKTEEEKNAEAEEKKRELEQQRLDRMNGMIELEEGEERGVEDLDDGFWENEEDYEDDNDGIADSDDDVKFEYQDKDEGFSQILKKKNISISCPETHDALLNQINKLDLADHPKVVKNIIKAYQPKLAEGNKGKLGKFTAVLLRHIIFLSNQNYSKNVQSFKDTQNALISILKSLSEKYNKELSEECREYINEMQERYKKNYFDALSNGDLVFFSIIGILFSTSDQYHLVITPALILMNQFLEQIKFNTLKRMAFGAVLVKIVSQYQRISKRYIPEVVYFFQKTLLTFIAEKENQEKPLDFDNIRLDSYDFGLPLDVDFSKKRSTIIPLHTLSTMDTEPQTVDQRVSLLLNVMESLDVTISTVWRDLPAFKEIILPIQQLLSTYTSKYSDFEKPRSILNKIERLTKFTEHIPLALQNHKPVSIPTHAPKYEENFNPDKKSYDPDRTRSEINKMKAQLKKERKFTMKEIRKDAKFEARQRIEEKNKESSNYHAKMAHIVNTINTEEGAEKNKYERERKLRGGKK, from the coding sequence ATGGCTGGTTCACAACTTAAGAATTTGAAAGCTGCCTTGAAAGCCCGCGGGCTCACAGGCCAAACAAACGTCAGAAGtaagaataaaaagaattcGAAAAGACAAGCAAAGGAGTACGATCgtgaagaaaagaaaaaggccATTGCTGAAATCAGAGAAGAGTTTAATCCCTTCGAAATAAAGGCTGCCAGGAATAAGAGAAGAGATGTCCTGCCTTCTAAAACTGCTGATCGTGTTGCAGTGGGGAAGCCTGGTATTTCTAAACAGATCGGtgaagaacaaagaaagcGTGCATTTGaggcaagaaaaatgatgaagaataaaCGTGGTGGTGTGGTTGATAAGAGATTTGGTGAGAGAGACAAGTTGCTcactgaagaagaaaaaatgttagAACGTTTCACCAGAGAAAGACAAAGCCAGTCAAAGAGAAACGCAAATTTATTCAATCTTGAGgacgatgaagacgacGGTGACATGTTTGGAGACGGCCTTACACATTTGGGCCAATCTTTGTCCTTAGAAGATGAGCTTGctaatgatgaagaagatttctTAGCTTCCAAACGAttaaatgaagatgatgctGAGCAGCACCAAcctcaaaggaaaaagacCAAAGCTGAAGTTATGAAAGAGGTCATTACCAAGTCAAAGTTTTATAAACAGGAAAGACAAAAGGCTCAAGGTATATTGGAAGATCAAATAGATGATCTGGATGATAATTTCGAAGACGTTATGTCTGAATTGATGATTACACAACCCAAAAAGAACCCAATAGAACCTAAGACCGACCTAGATAAAGAGTATGATATCAAAGTGAAAGAACTGCAATTAGATAAGAGAGCCGCTCCTTCTGATAGAACAAAAACTGAAGAGGAGAAGAATGCTgaagctgaagaaaaaaaacggGAGTTGGAACAACAGCGCCTTGATCGTATGAACGGTATGATTGAACTAGAAGAAGGTGAAGAAAGGGGTGTAGAAGATTTGGATGATGGATTCTGGGAGAACGAAGAGGATTATGAAgatgacaatgatggtATTGCTGattctgatgatgatgtcaaatttgaatatcAAGACAAGGACGAAGGGTTTTCTCAAAtcttaaagaaaaagaacatttcCATATCTTGCCCTGAAACACATGATGCGCTATTGAATCAAATAAACAAATTAGACTTGGCTGATCATCCTAAGGTTGtgaaaaatatcatcaaagCCTATCAACCAAAATTAGCCGAAGGTAATAAGGGAAAATTAGGCAAATTCACTGCTGTTTTGTTAAGGCACATTATCTTCCTAAGTAACCAAAACTATTCTAAAAACGTTCAAAGTTTCAAAGATACACAAAATGCATTGATCTCAATTCTAAAATCCCtttcagaaaaatataataaagagcTTTCCGAAGAGTGTAGAGAATATATCAATGAAATGCAAGAACgctataaaaaaaactactTTGATGCTCTTTCAAATGGTGAtctggtttttttttccattattggtattcttttctctaCCTCAGACCAGTATCATTTAGTGATAACTCCGGcattgattttgatgaatcAGTTCTTGGAACAAATTAAGTTTAATACATTAAAGAGAATGGCTTTTGGTGCGGTTTTGGTAAAAATTGTCTCCCAGTATCAACGCATTTCCAAAAGGTATATACCCGAGGTGGtttacttctttcaaaaaacaTTACTCACTTTCATagctgaaaaagaaaatcaagaaaaaccGCTAgattttgataatattaGATTGGATTCTTACGATTTTGGGCTTCCATTGGATGttgatttttccaaaaagaGATCAACTATTATTCCATTGCATACCTTATCAACAATGGATACCGAGCCCCAGACGGTAGATCAACGAGTTTCCCTCTTATTGAATGTTATGGAATCCTTGGATGTAACTATCTCTACAGTGTGGAGGGACTTACCTgctttcaaagaaattattttacCAATTCAGCAATTATTGAGTACATATACTTCAAAATACtctgattttgaaaagccGAGAAGTATTTTaaacaaaattgaaagacTAACGAAGTTTACAGAACATATCCCATTGGCTTTACAAAATCACAAACCTGTATCCATACCTACACATGCTCCtaaatatgaagaaaacttcAATCCTGATAAGAAATCGTACGATCCTGATAGAACAAGAAGCGAGATTAATAAGATGAAGGCCCAACTAAAGAAGGAACGTAAATTCACTATGAAAGAGATCCGTAAAGACGCCAAATTTGAAGCTAGAcaaagaattgaagaaaagaacaaggAGAGCAGTAACTACCATGCAAAGATGGCTCATATTGTTAATACTATTAATACCGAAGAAGGTGCCGAAAAAAACAAGtatgaaagagaaaggaaatTACGTGGCGGGAAGAAATAA
- the RPN5 gene encoding proteasome regulatory particle lid subunit RPN5 (Subunit of the CSN and 26S proteasome lid complexes~similar to YDL147W), with product MSRDAPIKADKDYSQILKEEFPKIDSLARNDYNSALDQLLLLEKKTRQASDLASSKEVLAKIVDLLASRNKWDDLNEQLTLLSKKHGQLKLSIQYMIQKVMEYLKSSKSLDLDTRISIIETIRVVTENKIFVEVERARVTKDLVDIKRQEGKIDEAADILCELQVETYGSMEMSEKIQFILEQMELSILKGDYSQATVLSRKILKKTFKSPKYESLKLEYYNLLVKISLHKKEYLEVAQYLQEIYQTDAIKSDEAKWKPVLSHIVYFLVLSPYGNLQNDLIHKIQNDNNLKKLESQESLVKLFTTNELMRWPIVQKTYEPVLNKDDLAFGGEANKHHWEDLQKRVIEHNLRVISEYYSRITLLRLNELLDLTETQTETYISDLVNQGIIYAKVNRPAKIVNFEKPKNSSQLLNEWSHNVDELLEHIETIGHLITKEEIMHGLQAK from the coding sequence atGTCAAGAGATGCACCAATTAAGGCTGACAAGGATTATAGCCAGATTTTGAAGGAAGAGTTTCCTAAGATCGATTCGCTTGCTCGAAATGATTATAACTCTGCTTTAGACcaattgttattgttggagaagaaaacgaGACAAGCCTCAGATCTGGCCTCCTCGAAAGAAGTTCTAGCTAAGATTGTGGACCTGTTAGCATCAAGAAATAAGTGGGACGATCTAAATGAGCAATTGACTCTACTCTCAAAAAAGCATGGTCAATTAAAATTATCGATTCAGTACATGATACAGAAGGTTATggaatatttgaaaagctCGAAATCTTTAGATTTAGACACCAGAATTAGTATCATTGAAACGATCAGGGTGGTTACGGAGAATAAGATATTTGTGGAAGTAGAAAGAGCTAGAGTCACCAAAGATTTAGTGGATATCAAGAGGCAGGAGGGTAAGATTGATGAAGCCGCGGACATCTTGTGTGAATTACAGGTTGAAACTTATGGCTCTATGGAAATGTCGGAAAAGATCCAGTTTATATTAGAGCAAATGGAATTAAGTATATTAAAAGGTGATTATTCCCAGGCCACGGTgctttcaagaaaaattttaaaaaaaacttttaaaagTCCTAAATATGAGTCATTGAAACTAGAATATTATAATCTTTTGGTAAAGATTAGTTTGCACAAGAAGGAGTACCTAGAAGTAGCACAATATTTGCaagaaatttatcaaaCGGACGCTATTAAATCAGATGAGGCTAAATGGAAACCTGTTTTATCCCACATTGTATATTTCTTGGTCCTCTCGCCTTATGGcaatttacaaaatgatttaattcacaaaattcaaaatgacaacaacctgaaaaaattagaaagCCAAGAATCTTTAGTTAAATTGTTTACTACAAATGAATTAATGAGATGGCCAATAGTTCAGAAAACTTATGAGCCTGTTTTAAATAAAGATGATTTGGCATTTGGTGGAGAAGCCAATAAGCACCACTGGGAAGATCTACAAAAAAGAGTCATCGAGCACAATTTGAGAGTTATTTCCGAATACTATTCTAGAATCACTCTATTAAGATTGAATGAGCTGCTGGACCTAACAGAGACCCAGACAGAAACATATATCAGTGATTTGGTCAACCAAGGCATCATATACGCTAAAGTTAATCGCCCAGCCAAGATCGTCAATTTcgaaaaaccaaaaaacTCAAGCCAACTATTGAACGAATGGTCACATAATGTCGATGAATTGTTAGAACATATAGAAACCATAGGCCATTTGATTACGAAAGAGGAAATCATGCACGGTTTGCAGGCcaaataa
- the LDB17 gene encoding Ldb17p (Protein involved in the regulation of endocytosis~similar to YDL146W), with translation MILDPLSPNIENHTQDEIIEFWEKTESIANIPKENLDEPHVNSSLVAYLKFATDSYKVFINTDRDLYRMSLILLESPLFEFKKEFCLSKLQSLLNIDLLEMNMKFIIVYILLCEAKKNVYSLEIMLKFQGFTVFYNTLYTQFAYLSKYGKEKAIVSKQQYNSDSSITDTSLDSLNRSLTDIDLAIIDEMKQISTVLMDLLFQIMKYCKCVIANLQIVDDFFVYYLMESMRSDTMDDMFNNAEFKLLLSLNEQYMMFSKEYDIENKVYKYLIIGSVSRCFTELLLLKFNRVSDPPLQIMMCKIIYLILTPRGDFLPMNFFYTNDLHVLIDVLIRELQNISEDEEVLRNTLLRVLIPLLKNTQLSKTHYRKDDLNKLLNYLSTLDNICVDSPVLHEHQVTVTLSRKCLQQIPWLETPSTPPGEDSSASSNTTSRNSSIVALGGPDNQNVLARKGHLYSNRELDVSAESLTKRKARAPPPPPPPPPSRKCGTPK, from the coding sequence ATGATATTAGATCCATTATCTCCAAACATTGAAAACCATACTCAGGATGAAATCATTGAGTTTTGGGAAAAAACGGAGTCCATTGCTAATATACCAAAGGAAAACCTGGATGAACCCCATGTTAACTCAAGTCTGGTTGCCTATCTGAAGTTTGCTACTGATTCCTATAAGGTGTTTATTAATACTGATCGTGACCTCTACCGGATGTCCCTAATACTGTTAGAATCACCcttatttgaatttaaaaaagaGTTTTGCTTGAGTAAGTTGCAATCATTACTTAACATAGACCTGCTGGAAATGAATATGAAGTTTATCATTGTTTATATTCTTCTCTGTGaggccaaaaaaaatgtatattCTTTAGAAATTATGCTCAAATTCCAAGGATTTACTGTATTCTATAATACTTTGTACACTCAATTTGCCTATTTGAGCAAATacggaaaagaaaaggcaatTGTCTCTAAGCAACAATATAATTCTGACAGTTCTATCACAGATACATCCTTAGACAGTTTGAACCGAAGTTTAACTGATATTGACTTGGCTATTATAGATGAAATGAAGCAAATTTCCACTGTTTTGATGgatttattatttcaaattatGAAATACTGTAAATGTGTTATTGCTAATCTTCAAATTGTCGACGACTTCTTTGTTTACTATTTGATGGAATCGATGAGGTCGGACACTATGGATGACATGTTCAATAATGCGGAGTTCAAACTATTGTTATCGTTGAATGAGCAATATATGatgttttccaaagagTACGACATTGAAAATAAGGTCTATAAGTATCTCATCATTGGATCTGTCTCAAGATGCTTCACTGAgttgttattattaaaaTTCAATAGGGTATCTGACCCTCCATTACAAATTATGATGTGCAAAATCATTTATCTTATCTTGACACCAAGAGGCGACTTCCTTCCgatgaatttcttttatacAAACGATCTACATGTCCTTATCGATGTATTAATCAGAGAACTACAGAATATTAGTGAGGATGAAGAGGTATTGAGAAACACCCTTCTAAGGGTTTTGATTCCATTATTGAAGAATACACAATTGTCCAAAACACATTATAGAAAGGATGATTTGAATAAACTATTAAATTACTTGTCGACTTTAGATAATATATGTGTTGACAGCCCAGTGTTGCACGAACATCAAGTTACTGTAACCTTATCACGGAAGTGTCTTCAACAAATCCCTTGGTTAGAAACACCTTCGACGCCTCCAGGTGAAGATTCTTCGGCCTCTAGTAATACGACTAGTAGAAATTCTAGTATTGTTGCATTGGGAGGGCCTGATAATCAAAATGTCTTGGCTCGTAAAGGCCATCTTTATAGTAATCGTGAATTAGATGTTTCTGCAGAATCTTTgactaaaagaaaagctaGAGCTCCGCCTCCGCCTCCGCCTCCTCCTCCGTCAAGAAAATGTGGGACTCCAAAATAA